A segment of the Solanum lycopersicum chromosome 9, SLM_r2.1 genome:
ttatttCCTTATATTAGGTAAAATAATTAAGGAGTTTAAAGCTTTATTAGAtattatattatcaaaatataattactattttttgttttaagaagTGTATGATTAAATTCCAAatggaatataattttttaccaaaataattttataatttttgtcttGAATCATCGTTTAGTTGAactatattttatctttacaGTGGATaagtcaaaataaaaaagatcttATCATTCCCTTATATTAGGTGAAATAGTTAAGGAGTTTAAAGTTAGATTCTTAAAATCAAATACTATCACTCATATTAGGTAAAATAATTAAGGAATTTAAAGCTagattgttatatatatatatatatatatatatgttaaatgatattttatctttatcatgGATCAGTCTAAATCAAATACCACCACTCATATTAGGTAAAATATTAAGGAATATAAAGCTAAATTCTTATAGGTTATGTGATAATTTTAATTCCAAAGGAATCGTACCATACAATAAGAATAAGGAGATAAAAGCTATTttactataaatataaaattatttgtttagtaAAAATTTTCTCGGGGAGTATTTTATTCTAATAAATTAGTGTCTACTTTTTTGTTGGTCAAACATATGTAATTATTGAAATGTAACAAATAGTGTCTATATTGTTCCCAattcaaatttagaaaaaaattaattaaaagtagtAACCTTTATTAGGTAATCTATTTTAAACTTaatgatataatttaaattatgtagtcaatattatttgaaatataaatttgtgaATAAATATTAAGTTGGTACGCTATACAAAATTTTAGTAATTACTAATTAGTACTCCATATCTGAAagcgaaaaaaaaaagattgttcCAAGATTGTCACGGAACTTAGCATAGTCTGTCTCATAATAAGGATTCAATCCAATTTCAAGCGTCCTCGAATTGAATcttcacttctttttttatatCACCGAGATAGATCCCTAAAATGCTTAGAGCTGGTTTGgattaacttttttaaaaaatagcttttaagttaaaataaaaagtcaaactaaaatgacttttaagtcaaaaaaataaaaagtaaaaatgagaTCTACTTTtgatttctaacttattttaagtcaagtTTGACTtgttttaagtaattttttacctTATCAAACACTttgtaacttattttaaatcatttctgatttatttttagttattcttTATATTAGTCAAACACTTCTAGAAAtcaaaaaattgacttaaaagtaggtttgaccgacttttaagtcaatccaaacgggTTCTTAGTATTTTGAGGTGGGAAAATCAATCCTCCCTATTCGTTTTAAGTCTTTTTTTCACCTTATTTCGTTCACGGCTAATAATGTATATTTAGTACTAAACAATACTATTTAGGTTAAGCTAAAATTTCGCTTAATGTTATattgttatgaatattataaaAGCAACATCTCCTGGATAATACATGCATTTTACTCGCTCGTTAAATTTATATAGGATTTGTAAATCAATGATTCATTTTGCAACAATagtaaaatgtcattttataataaatgttaGTTAAAACGGTGTCTTCTaggtaatataattattttatttgcttcTTAAATTTATTCAGAAATTGATAATCCTAAAATCAATTTGCAACAGATCCTACCTCGAATACGAATATTAAAACACTatcttatataaattttaatttaaacattATCTTTTAAGCAATACTATTATCTTACtcacttattatttatttaggaTTTCTATATTTTAAGATTTGATTTGCAACAAATTACACATCGACAACGAATAATATaactatattattatcattaatgtTATTAACGCAAATATCTTTTAGACAATACAATCATTTACTCACTcgtaaaatttattcaaaatttctaaaacCTAAATTCAATATGCAACAAATTATTTACACATCAAATACAAACAACAAAACACTATCTCATTATAATCAAATATTATCCACGCGAAAAATACACTCGTTTTACTCGCTTATTAAATtcattcccaaaaaaaaattaaaacctaaATTTCATTTACTAACATATAAAACTcttatcttaatttatttaagaaaaaaacttattatttaatataaaatattataccataattttagtaaaaaatttatgatttttttttttaaaaaaaaatcaatttgcaTAAAATTTTGGTTAGTCTAGCTGTTAGGTTATGGGTGTGCCTTCTATCTGTCAAAGtaatataaaaactataaattaattaactcttacaaagagaaaaaaagccaaaaggaaaaaaaataacacaaaataaacGCGGCTGGTAATACACCAAAACCAGagtctctttttctctttcttcatttttattttctctctctttgctCATAGTTTTGAGCTTTAGTAGGGGCGATCCAAGCTTTAAGAATAAtctgaattataattattttttttgaatctgtatcagttttttttttattgatttaatcatttttgttgttggattttgattaatttaatttaatttttgttgataaagGTCAGCTGATGTTGGTGAATTTTGTGCTGTTTTTCTGCGATCTCGATTGGTGAAGTTGAGAAAATTTGGAACATTGGTGAATGGGTGGGGAATTTGTGTGAAGTTTTGTAGAGGTTTTTGGGGGTGTGAAAAGTGAAAAATCTTtggatttttagttttttttttttttttggttggatTGGAGTATTTATTTGAATGATTTCTGGTTGGAGTAGAGATGGAAGGAAGGGGATAGGTTTAGGGTTTGATGGTGGAGTAGAAATGATGGAGGAAACTGAGCTTGAAGAAGGAGAGGCTTACAGTTATGATAATTATAAGAAGAATGATTCAACCATTGACCCTGATGTTTCTCTATCTTACCTTGtgagttttcttatttatttattttctgtttagtTGTGTTGATTATCACTGTTATGGATTTACAATTGAGattgaacctttttttttttagttcaatTGCAATTGGTtcattttgtgtattttttgatttttctagtTTGCTAGCATGTAGCTTATGTTGTTTGATCAATCTATGTACTGTTTGTTGTGTATGTCTCCGTTTGCTTGATAGAATTGACTGTATAAAACCAAATCTTAATAAGAGGTCTTATCATGTCGAGAGAAACTTGATAACGGAAGTGAAAGAAGGAATGTTATTAAACTAGTGTTGGTCAATAAGATGCCTTATCATGTCTAAGAAAAACTTGATAAcgaaatggaaaaaaatgaatgtaattaaACCTCCTGAATAAGTGatcaaaatatttctaagagaaaTCATGGTAAGTAATTAGGTTATTTTGAGAAATAGAATTACCTTAATTACTTCAAGTCGTCAACGGCACAACCGAGTAGTTAAATTTTGGGACCTTGTGATATATAACTCGTGGCAGGCAGGCAAAACATAGTTGAAAAGAATCGACTTGgtgttaataataaatatttccGCTTCTCCATATGGGTTCTATTTAATATGATGCTCTTTTCCTTTTGTTCTTGTTCCATCTAAAATGACAACtttctatattttgaaaatgttaAACTTTAAACTTCCTATCTTAACTTTAAATGCCATGGCATGTATTTAAGAGCACAAGTTTGTAGTGTACTTTAGGTATGTgttcttaaactccgtgtccAGTCCAACACTACCATATAAGATGAATTTGAGGGAGTAATGATTAGATATTAGTATATTACAACTATATCTAATGTAGTAATTTGGGACTAATGAAATTTCTCGCCATAAAGCAAGGGCTTTGGTGGCTAATGTATCAATCAACTATGACTCAACCCAAACTAGTTGGGATCGGGGGTTTGTCTCTGTACAAGGCCCATCTATTgctatactatttttttaaaaatctcttaAGGCAAAGGCTGAATctggaatttttttaaaagaatctcAGCTTATCCCTACATCGATATGTATCTAGCTAGACTAAAAGCTACCGAAGAATGTGGAAGGATTAAGTTTGTAATTCTATTGCGTGTGGAGAGAAGTGATTAATTTTTcatcttcatcaaaaaaaaaaaaaaagagaaactgaTTAATTCTTTCCAACATTGATATAAAATTGTTAGAACTTCTCTCTGATCGGAAATTCTTCTTGCGGGTACGCCTTCGGTGtgatttatcataattttaagCAAGACTGCATTGAGTCTCTGTCCAAGTATACTGTGATGTTAGAGAACCCTGCGTTTTCTCATTCTATTTTTTGCTTataacttctctatctagagtTGGTTTAGGGGCTAGTTAGTGAGTTGGTGTAAGTATTCTGGCAGGTGTTGTGTATCAGTGATAACTGCATTACGACCTCTGATAGCAATTCTCTTCCAGTTTCTCATATATCTATCTCTTACTCTGTCAAGGACGAGAAACTTTACAATGTTTTGGGACATTTTCAAAGCGATTTTGAAGGTGAAGTTTCAGCTGAGAATCTGGGTATGTAATACTGGAAATAGGGTATTCCCAGAAGCACAAGTTTAACAGTGACAAGGCTTATGCCATGAGCTGATGATTGTTGACTTTGCATATATTGACAGGGTCGAGATTTGGCGGGTATGGTTCATTTTTACCTACTTATCAGATTTCTCCTTCTTGGTCTCATCCGAGGACTCCACAAGAGGCCAACAAAAATAGCAGACAAGTATCACCAAACAATCTGCTCCCTGAGGTACGCAAACTTTGAATGACTCATGATTTCTTTTATGATAGTTTACTGCAGCAAAGAAGTAATATGATTTTACATTGATATTCTACTTTTACCTAGCAATATGCATCTTCCAATTATACAGGGTGGTCGACAAACCACATTAGGATCTTCAAGCACTTCTCTGTCAGGAAGGTTTGCAGCATCTTCTGCCCGTTCAGCAGCAGTATCTGTACTTAAGGCTCCACAATTCAAGGGGGGAACAAATTCTGCCCAACCAACTACTCGAGCTGAAGATTtcaattttaaaggtcaaaaaGTGAAGAAACAAAGAAATGCCTCGGACCCAAAATCGCTTAAGCTGCGTATCAAAGTTGGCCCTCAAAATTTGTCGACCCAAAAGAATGCGGAAATCTACAGTGGGCTTGGGCTGGATGTCTCTCCATCATCATCGCTGGATGGTAGCCCCATCGATAGTGAAGGGGTATCCCGTGACCTTCAGGTTTCCCCAGATGAGTCCCCTACTAGTATACTTCAGGTGAATCTTCCCTCAAGCTTTaattttgctttatttttcttctttttggttTAATCTAACCTTGGCATCTGCAATTTTCTTAATCAACCCATTGGAACAGATTATGACCTCACATCCAATGAGCGATACCTTATTGTTATCCCCCCTCTCAGACGAGTTGATTAGCTTGACCGAAAATGAAAAGCATTGGGGAAAATGTGGATATGAAGGGAACAAAAAGGCAATCCTTGAATCTTTGCCATTAGCGAATGGTACTCATTATGCAAATGGAGAAGCTTCAGAGGCGAGGAAATTGGTAACTTCTGACAAAAAATCCTTGGCAAAGGGCAAAGGCTGTGCTAATGAAAATGATAGTGCCTTATTATCAAAGAAGGATATTGATAGTCTGGCCTGTGAAGAACTTGTTTCAAAGGCCTTGAAACTCCCTCTTTTATCTAATCCATACCCTAATGCTGCTGATCCTCCAAAAGATACAGAGAAGACAGTTGACAGTTCAAAAACAGCCACTAAGGGTAAGAGAAAAGAAGCATCCTCTGAGCGGACATCCAAGAAATTTTTGCTGCCTGTCACTGCAATAGACAAAAATTCTGTTGAAGGGTCTGGTGGAAAGGTTTCCTCATCTAGGAGAACTATGGAAATTAAAGGGACAGATTGTAATGATCATAGCTCAGGATACTTGAAGAAAGAAGGCCAAAACCAAGAGGAAAAAGCTGATGCTTCATCCAACAACGGACAGTCTAAAGATATGAATGTGCGAAACGTAGATGCAGTTAGTCCCCTCAAGCAGTCATCTCGTCAGAAAAGCTCCTCCAACAATGAGGATGGAATGAAACTGGCTCCTGAAAAGGAACTTTTTGCATCTAGAGACACAATGAAACCCAAAGGAAATCAATGTCATCATGCCCAAAGTACTGAGGTAATAAAGGAAGGTTCTGTTCCTGATTCATTTATAGCATCTAAGGGTAAGAAAACCTCTTCTAGCAACATGCACCTATCTAAAAGTGAACCAGAGGACATGAAAAAGAACCTAGCCAGGGATAAATACAAAGAATTCTTCGGTGACGTAGAACACGAACTAGAAGATGCTGAAACTGGTTTGGAGCAAATTCATTCAAAGGAGATGCTCAAGGGTTCTGATGTAATCAGTAAGAAGAGACTTGAACGTGATAGCTCAATGAAGGAAAAAGTTAATGGTAGGAAAACTGAGAAGCCGTTTGCTTCCGATGAGTATCCTGGGTTGGCTTCAGATGGGGCTCCTCATACTGTCATTGAATCCAATCCTGCTGCACCTCCAGGAGTTGGGGCTCCGGTAGTTAAAGAAGATTGGGTATGTTGTGACAAGTGTCAGACTTGGCGTATATTGCCACTTGGCACTGATCCAGACAGTCTCCCCAAGAAGTGGGTTTGTAAATTGCAGACCTGGCTGTAAGTTTTCTCCAACTTTTCCTTCATCCTTTGATCATGATTATCTGTCTtgttataagtaattttctctATTCAGGAGAAGTCATATTTGTAAGGTGAAGACGTATAAGGATGTTAGGTTGAAGGATCATCATATTTATACTTAATCATtacaacagaaaataatttCTGATATTTAAGATGTTTTCTGAATGCTAATTAATTATCTTCATCTTCTAGGCCTGGATTGAATCGCTGTGGTGTCAGTGAAGAGGAAACAACAATGGTTCTAAGAGCTCTTTACCAGGCGCCGATGAGTGGTATTACCGCCCCTGCTGCTGACAAACAATATAGTGAGCATGAATATCCTGGTGGGGCACTCTCAGGACCAACTTCTATTGACACTTCGCATGCCAGCCTAGAACCCCAAAAAGCAGGTATACAGACTGTTGATGCTGGTGGGAAGAAAATTTATGGATTAAAAGGTGTGTCTAGTGCCATCAAACAGGAAGGTTTACTGTCATCAAATGGTGTCAAAAGAAACCATCAGGGAACTCCAAATAGCAGAAGCTCAAATGGTACTACTAACTCTCCAAGTGATGAAAATGGCCATCAACTGGTGGGCCTACCAAGTAGCTCAATCGTAGAGAAGCAGAGACctaaacaaaaagagaagagaagatcACTTGAGAATCATCCTAATGGGGGTATATCTTAAGCTGTCGTATTTTGAACTTGATGAAATCCTTGAATTTCTGGAACTTCTCTTTACTCTATGTGACATGTCTTACAGGTATAAAAAGTTCAAAGATGAGGAACACAAGTGAGACAGATTTGGATGGTTCTACAGCTAAAAAGTTCCGGAGAGATGATGTACATAATGATTACAATCTTATTGAGGCAAAACCGGGACAGAGCTCAAGCACTGGTTTATCTGGATCGGAGAAGATTagagataaatataaatacaagcAGCCAAAGGTTGATTCACTGAAAAATTTGGCTGTAGCAAAAAATCCAGAAAGCCGTTCTTTGGATGGTTCAATCCAAAAATGTGACATTAAAGACTCCCTTAAGAGGAAACGGAGTGATTGCCAGAATCCCGAGACACAGCCTCCCCCAGATATTATAGAAGAGACTTGTGATAACGACcgtaagaaagaaaagaaagcaaAGGTCTCCAAGTCCGTGGGAAAAGACTCCAGCAGAAGCGGAGCTAGTGAAGAGACTGATGTAAAAGGCAGAAATAATAAGGGAGACCGCGTAGGACAAGATCTTTATAGCACTGTGTCTCAGCGTAGTGCAGATGctgaagattctccaaaaaggGATTTGTCTGCTTTGCAGCCTTCTGTTGCAACCACTTCAAGCTCTTCTAAAGTGTCTGGTTCACATAAGAACAGAACTAGTCTTCAGGAACCGAAGAGTTCACCAGTAGAATCAGTATCTTCATCTCCTTTGAGGATTTCAAAAAAGGATTTATGCTCAGCAACTAAAAGGAACCCCAAGAGAAAAGACGAACACAAAAGTGCTAATTCCATTCCCAGTTCTACACCAAGGTGGTCTTCTTATGGTGAAAACGATAGGTGCAGCAATCGTTCTGGGATGATGAAGAAAGAAGAATCTTCCAATGGCAAGCATCATGGAATGGAGTCCGCTGAACTTGATTACCTGGAGAAAGATGTCCATGATGTATCAGGTGgtacaataaaagaaaagataaaaggtTCTGATTTTGCTACTCATCGGCACACTGATGTAATTGCTGATCCATTAGGTCAAGCTAATCAATATGCTTTCAGGACAGAGAACTCGGACCAAAGCCTAAATAATGAACGTAGAAACAACAGTCAGTTTCATAATAATGGGTCTATCTCCAAGGATGAGAAGGTTTTGTTTTCTCAGCATAAAGAAAAGAATCGTACCATTAGATCTGATTCTGGCAAATGTAAGACTAAGGATCGTGATTCAAATGAATCTTCCGATCAAAGAATAGATGAGGGGAAATTGACATCCGGAAGAAACAAGGCTGAGGATAAATCTGGTGCCAGTTCTGACAGATTACAACAAGGTTATAAGAGAGATTCTTTTGGAGAATTGTTGAATGAGAATGTAAAAGGTGTTATTCAATCGAAATTTGTTGATGGTGCTGAAGTTAAATTGGATGTTATATCCGGCCTGGATAAAAGGCGGGCTGCTCTAACTGATCGAGATGATGGGAGATCGTCTAGGAAGCTTGCATCTGAAAAAACTCAGCAAATTGAAGTACTTGAGAAAGGGAAGTCACACTTAACATCTCCTTCAATAAGAGGTCAGAATGAGACAGTTCAATCTTCACAACCAGTTCCTGCATTCAAGAGGGAGGGTGTGGCTAACTTGTTGGCAGTAGATGCATTTGAAGGAGAGATGTTGAACGCTTCAAGACAGGGTAAAAAATCTGAAAGCCACCCTGGAAACAAACCTAATAGTTTGCGACAATCTACTCCACCTGCAAATAAGGCCCGAGCTCCAGGCGCTCGCAGCCCTATTCGGAAGGATTCTGCAAGTCAGGCCGCTGCGAATGCCATTAAAGAAGCCACAAACCTAAAACATCTTGCAGATCGCCTCAAGGTTTACATAATTTTCCTTCTTATCCAAAGATAAGAGGGGCTAATGATATGCTTTATCATTTGCTCTCTTTTGtgtatttattttctcatttgtGTTGGCATAACTTGACTTCTTGTTTCAGAACTCTGTGCCAAGTGAAAGCACGAGTCTCTATTTTCAAGCAACCCTAAAGTTTCTCCATGGAGCATCCTTGTTAGAATCATGCAACGACAGTGCCAAACACAGTGAAATGAATCAGTCGAGGCAAATTTATAGCAGCACTGCGAAACTGTGCGAGTGAGTTGTCTAGTTGCTGCATCTTTTCATTCAAAGTGACCCTAATTGCCCAAATTTGCTAGTAGAATTTACTTCCGTACTATGATGAAGTGCAGGGCTAAGATATTCAAGCTGTACTCTTCAATGATAGTTATGAAAATATGCTCTGGCTAAATGATTCAGTTAAGGGGAGGATAAAGTTGTTCATTTTGAGAAAACAAAAACCCTCTTGCTAGAATGAAATCTGAATTTTGACTCGCTATTCTTTTACAGTTATCAAGAACATTAGGGAACCCTACTCAATATTTTCTGTTATGCGGTAGAAGCATTTAATAAGTATTTGGCCATCTTGTAATGTCTGGAGAATTTTGTGGCTATCCAGTTTGTATTGTACCAACAGATCTATAAGTTGTAAAAACAACCTTATTATATGTGCATGAACTTGATAGGATGCTGTCCATGTTGGTAAACAGACCATCAGTTTTAACAGCAGCATATATAACTGTATAATTTGGTGCTATTAATGGTCTAATCTGAAATGATGCCATTTAGTGTTATATTAgctcataaaaaataaaaaccattgGAAACAGGTTCCTCACCATGCCATgcatttttgaaatctttgttGACCTAAACTATTTTGACATATTGTTCTGTGATTACTTGGAGCTTTTACTTTTCAACTCTCCAAGAGAGGTATGCAAGTTAGAATTACATAATACTACTTTGTGATATGTAAGAAAAACTTATTTCGGTGATGCCTTTTCACACATCTTAGTTATATTCTATTCTTGTAATGTGTAATATTTAGTGTGTCTTGTTCTGGAGGAATTAGTAGTTATAATGCCAAGGAGATCCTGAAGTACTATAGAAATTCTAAAAACTGAGTAATGCTGATTCCAGGAtttattcttgttttatttataGGTTTGTCGCCCATGAATATGAGAGATTGAAAGACATGGC
Coding sequences within it:
- the LOC101260375 gene encoding cysteine-tryptophan domain-containing zinc finger protein 3 isoform X4; this encodes MTSHPMSDTLLLSPLSDELISLTENEKHWGKCGYEGNKKAILESLPLANGTHYANGEASEARKLVTSDKKSLAKGKGCANENDSALLSKKDIDSLACEELVSKALKLPLLSNPYPNAADPPKDTEKTVDSSKTATKGKRKEASSERTSKKFLLPVTAIDKNSVEGSGGKVSSSRRTMEIKGTDCNDHSSGYLKKEGQNQEEKADASSNNGQSKDMNVRNVDAVSPLKQSSRQKSSSNNEDGMKLAPEKELFASRDTMKPKGNQCHHAQSTEVIKEGSVPDSFIASKGKKTSSSNMHLSKSEPEDMKKNLARDKYKEFFGDVEHELEDAETGLEQIHSKEMLKGSDVISKKRLERDSSMKEKVNGRKTEKPFASDEYPGLASDGAPHTVIESNPAAPPGVGAPVVKEDWVCCDKCQTWRILPLGTDPDSLPKKWVCKLQTWLPGLNRCGVSEEETTMVLRALYQAPMSGITAPAADKQYSEHEYPGGALSGPTSIDTSHASLEPQKAGIQTVDAGGKKIYGLKGVSSAIKQEGLLSSNGVKRNHQGTPNSRSSNGTTNSPSDENGHQLVGLPSSSIVEKQRPKQKEKRRSLENHPNGGIKSSKMRNTSETDLDGSTAKKFRRDDVHNDYNLIEAKPGQSSSTGLSGSEKIRDKYKYKQPKVDSLKNLAVAKNPESRSLDGSIQKCDIKDSLKRKRSDCQNPETQPPPDIIEETCDNDRKKEKKAKVSKSVGKDSSRSGASEETDVKGRNNKGDRVGQDLYSTVSQRSADAEDSPKRDLSALQPSVATTSSSSKVSGSHKNRTSLQEPKSSPVESVSSSPLRISKKDLCSATKRNPKRKDEHKSANSIPSSTPRWSSYGENDRCSNRSGMMKKEESSNGKHHGMESAELDYLEKDVHDVSGGTIKEKIKGSDFATHRHTDVIADPLGQANQYAFRTENSDQSLNNERRNNSQFHNNGSISKDEKVLFSQHKEKNRTIRSDSGKCKTKDRDSNESSDQRIDEGKLTSGRNKAEDKSGASSDRLQQGYKRDSFGELLNENVKGVIQSKFVDGAEVKLDVISGLDKRRAALTDRDDGRSSRKLASEKTQQIEVLEKGKSHLTSPSIRGQNETVQSSQPVPAFKREGVANLLAVDAFEGEMLNASRQGKKSESHPGNKPNSLRQSTPPANKARAPGARSPIRKDSASQAAANAIKEATNLKHLADRLKNSVPSESTSLYFQATLKFLHGASLLESCNDSAKHSEMNQSRQIYSSTAKLCEFVAHEYERLKDMAAVSLSYKCMEVAYLRVIYSSNFNANRYRNELQTALQIFPPGESPSSSASDVDNLNNPTIVDKVTMAKGVASPQVTGTHAVSARNRASFTRLFNFAQEVYLAMDASRKSRVAFAAAYPGHSDTQCKVPALSVKKALDFSFHDVDDFLRLVRIAMEAISR